One window from the genome of Bradyrhizobium xenonodulans encodes:
- the lysA gene encoding diaminopimelate decarboxylase: MNHFDYRNGVLHAEAVNLSELAAAVGTPFYCYSTATLERHYRVFADAFAGEKVLVCYAMKANSNQSVLRTLAKLGAGADVVSGGELKRALAAGIPASKILFSGVGKTEAELRAALAADILCLNVESEPELELLSRLATETGKTARISIRVNPDVDAGTHAKISTGKSENKFGIPIAYAREVYARAAKLPGIEVTGTDVHIGSQITDLSKMETAFRILSEFVQTLRSDGHNISHVDFGGGLGIPYYMDREAPPAPDAYAAMVKRVSHNLGCTLMFEPGRMIVGNAGILVAKVIYVKHGDGKNFVIIDAAMNDLIRPTLYEAHHDILPVTQPAESAATIMADVVGPVCETGDYLALDRTLPTPKPGDLLAIMTAGAYGAVQAGTYNTRPLVPEVLVKSDQYAVVRPRIEVEQLIAMDTPAPWL; this comes from the coding sequence ATGAACCATTTCGACTACCGCAACGGCGTGCTGCACGCCGAGGCGGTGAATCTGTCCGAGCTGGCGGCAGCCGTCGGCACGCCGTTCTATTGCTATTCGACTGCGACCCTCGAGCGGCATTATCGCGTCTTTGCAGACGCCTTTGCCGGCGAGAAGGTGCTGGTCTGCTACGCCATGAAGGCGAACTCCAACCAATCGGTGCTGCGCACGCTGGCCAAGTTAGGGGCCGGCGCCGACGTGGTGTCCGGTGGCGAGTTGAAGCGCGCGCTGGCCGCGGGCATCCCCGCCAGCAAGATCCTGTTCTCGGGCGTCGGCAAGACCGAAGCCGAGCTGCGCGCCGCGCTGGCCGCCGACATCCTCTGCCTCAACGTCGAATCCGAGCCCGAGCTCGAATTGCTCTCGCGTCTTGCGACCGAGACGGGCAAGACCGCGCGCATCTCGATCCGCGTCAATCCCGACGTCGATGCCGGCACGCACGCAAAAATCTCCACCGGCAAGTCCGAGAACAAGTTCGGCATTCCGATCGCCTATGCCCGCGAGGTCTATGCGCGCGCGGCAAAACTTCCGGGCATCGAGGTGACCGGCACCGACGTGCATATCGGCAGCCAGATCACCGATCTCTCCAAGATGGAGACCGCGTTCCGCATCCTCTCCGAATTCGTGCAGACGCTGCGCAGCGACGGTCACAACATCTCGCATGTCGATTTCGGCGGCGGCCTCGGCATTCCCTATTACATGGACCGCGAGGCGCCGCCGGCGCCGGACGCCTATGCCGCCATGGTCAAGCGCGTCAGCCATAATCTCGGCTGCACGCTGATGTTCGAGCCGGGCCGCATGATCGTCGGCAATGCCGGCATCCTGGTCGCCAAGGTGATCTATGTGAAGCACGGCGACGGCAAGAACTTCGTCATCATCGATGCCGCCATGAACGATCTGATCCGCCCGACGCTGTACGAGGCGCATCACGACATCCTGCCGGTGACGCAGCCGGCCGAAAGCGCGGCCACCATCATGGCCGACGTCGTCGGCCCGGTCTGCGAGACCGGCGACTATCTCGCATTGGACCGCACGCTGCCGACGCCAAAGCCGGGCGATCTCCTCGCCATCATGACCGCCGGCGCCTACGGCGCGGTGCAGGCCGGCACCTACAATACGCGGCCGCTGGTGCCCGAGGTGCTGGTGAAGAGCGACCAATACGCCGTAGTCCGCCCGCGCATCGAGGTCGAGCAGCTCATCGCGATGGATACGCCCGCGCCGTGGCTGTGA
- a CDS encoding NAD(P)-dependent oxidoreductase — protein MDIGFIGLGNMGFPMARRLIEAGHKLVVFDTRKEVTDKLVARGASAATSPKDVADQVETVMASLPSLQASLEVATGANGVIEGSRAKRFIDLSTVGSTMASKIHGLLAKRNIVQIDCPVSGGVGGAEKGTLAVMVSGPRADFELLKPALDVIGKVFFIGEKPGAAQTMKLANNFLSATAMVATSEAVVMGVKAGLDPAVMIDVINAGSGMNTASRDKFPRAVLPRSFDFGFATGLMVKDVRLALEEMKQLGLSMEVADAVGRLWETVISAEGAESDFTAAIKPIEKKAGVVVGGKK, from the coding sequence ATGGACATCGGATTCATCGGCCTCGGAAACATGGGTTTCCCGATGGCGCGGCGGTTGATCGAGGCGGGACACAAGCTCGTCGTGTTCGACACCCGAAAGGAGGTCACTGACAAGCTCGTGGCGCGCGGCGCTAGCGCTGCGACATCGCCGAAAGACGTCGCCGACCAGGTCGAGACAGTCATGGCGAGCCTGCCCTCGCTCCAGGCCTCGCTCGAGGTTGCGACGGGCGCGAACGGCGTGATCGAGGGAAGCCGCGCAAAGCGCTTCATCGATCTCTCCACCGTCGGCTCGACCATGGCGTCGAAGATTCACGGACTATTGGCCAAGCGCAACATCGTGCAGATCGACTGCCCGGTCTCCGGCGGTGTCGGCGGCGCCGAGAAAGGCACGCTGGCGGTGATGGTCTCGGGGCCGAGAGCGGATTTCGAGCTGCTCAAGCCCGCGCTCGACGTGATCGGAAAAGTGTTCTTCATCGGCGAGAAGCCGGGCGCGGCGCAGACCATGAAGCTCGCCAACAACTTCCTCTCTGCGACCGCGATGGTGGCGACATCGGAAGCCGTGGTGATGGGCGTGAAAGCCGGGCTCGATCCCGCCGTGATGATCGACGTCATCAATGCCGGCTCGGGCATGAACACCGCGAGCCGCGACAAGTTTCCGCGCGCGGTGCTGCCGCGCAGCTTCGACTTCGGCTTCGCCACGGGATTGATGGTGAAGGACGTGCGGCTGGCGCTGGAGGAGATGAAGCAGCTCGGCCTGTCGATGGAGGTCGCGGACGCCGTCGGGCGGCTGTGGGAGACCGTGATCAGCGCGGAAGGCGCCGAGTCCGATTTCACCGCGGCGATCAAGCCGATCGAGAAGAAGGCGGGCGTCGTGGTTGGGGGGAAGAAATAA
- a CDS encoding carboxymuconolactone decarboxylase family protein, which yields MDKKMHDKGLEVRKAVLGEAYVNNALKNVDDFNRPFQEMLNEYCWGTVWGREELPRKTRSMLNIAMIAILNRQHEFRAHLKGALTNGVSRDEIREILMQVAIYGGMPAAVDSFRIAREVFAEIDGKA from the coding sequence ATGGACAAGAAGATGCACGACAAGGGCCTGGAAGTCCGCAAAGCGGTGCTGGGCGAGGCCTATGTCAACAACGCCCTGAAGAACGTCGACGATTTCAACCGTCCGTTCCAGGAGATGCTCAACGAATATTGCTGGGGCACGGTGTGGGGCCGCGAGGAGCTGCCGCGCAAGACCCGCAGCATGCTCAACATCGCGATGATCGCGATCCTCAACCGCCAGCACGAGTTTCGCGCGCATCTGAAGGGCGCGCTCACCAATGGCGTCAGCCGCGACGAGATCCGCGAGATCCTGATGCAGGTCGCGATCTATGGCGGCATGCCGGCCGCCGTCGACAGCTTTCGCATCGCGCGCGAGGTGTTCGCGGAGATCGACGGAAAGGCGTGA
- a CDS encoding TIGR02302 family protein yields MNGVTPDPSDPIRDGDALSRLKLAQALDRAIYAIAWERAWPHLARVLTVVGLFLVASWAGLWLVLPSIVRAIGLVVFAAVAIVALIPLVRFRWPGRDEALSRLDRGSGIRHRPATTLTDTLSSKDPVALALWQAQRERTLASLRRIRAGLPRPRLPLHDPWALRALVMVMLVATFFAAGDERAMRLGAAFDWKGVLAPTNVRVDAWVTPPLYTGKPPIILSAANKEAAALPASGPLAVPAGSTLIVRSSGGNLDIATSGGLKEVAPTEAAPKGTNEKHFTITADGTAHVRAPSGQPQWAFAATPDRPPTIALAKDPERQAYGALQLSYKIEDDYGVTGAAAQIVPRAADDKDGTRDADAKAARPLFQPPQFALTLPNARTRNGVGQTVKDLSEDPYSGADVTLTLTAKDEAGNEAKSEPFNMRLPGRLFTKPLARALIEQRRILALDANKNSDVYSALDALMIAPEMFTPEAGQYLGLHSIARQLEAARTDDSLREVVASLWALAVTIEDGNISDVAKALRAAQDALKQALQRGASDEELKKLMDNLRAALDNYMRQYAQQMRSNPLARPAIGVDDQMKRIERLIQRGNREAAARELDRLARALENPPGPPSAEQKEMDEIARELNDLLREQNALRDETDRQSKDSKRGQRTKPLPPKVAEILRKSRELRQKTRGATSDQLEDLAKQQDALREELRTWRESQGAR; encoded by the coding sequence TTGAACGGCGTCACCCCCGACCCGTCAGACCCGATCCGCGATGGCGACGCTCTGTCGCGGCTGAAGCTGGCGCAGGCCCTCGATCGGGCCATCTATGCCATCGCGTGGGAACGTGCCTGGCCGCATCTGGCGCGGGTGCTGACCGTTGTCGGCCTGTTCCTGGTGGCGTCATGGGCCGGCCTCTGGCTGGTGCTGCCGTCCATCGTCCGTGCCATCGGTCTCGTCGTCTTTGCCGCCGTCGCAATCGTCGCGCTGATCCCGTTGGTTCGTTTCCGCTGGCCGGGCCGCGACGAGGCGCTGAGCCGGCTCGACCGTGGCTCCGGCATTCGCCACCGCCCGGCAACGACGCTCACGGACACGCTGAGCTCGAAGGACCCGGTCGCGCTGGCACTATGGCAGGCGCAGCGCGAGCGCACGCTGGCTTCGCTGAGGCGCATCCGCGCCGGCCTGCCGCGTCCGCGGCTTCCCCTGCACGATCCCTGGGCACTGCGCGCGCTGGTCATGGTGATGCTGGTTGCGACCTTCTTTGCCGCCGGCGACGAGCGCGCGATGCGGCTCGGGGCCGCGTTCGACTGGAAGGGCGTGCTGGCGCCGACCAACGTCCGCGTCGATGCCTGGGTCACCCCGCCGCTCTACACCGGCAAGCCGCCGATCATCCTGTCGGCCGCCAACAAGGAAGCCGCGGCGCTACCCGCCAGCGGGCCGCTCGCGGTTCCCGCCGGCTCGACGCTGATCGTGCGCTCCTCCGGCGGCAATCTGGATATTGCGACGTCCGGCGGCCTCAAGGAGGTCGCGCCCACCGAGGCCGCGCCGAAGGGCACCAACGAGAAGCATTTCACCATCACGGCCGATGGCACCGCGCATGTCCGCGCGCCCTCCGGCCAGCCGCAATGGGCTTTTGCGGCGACGCCGGACCGCCCGCCGACCATCGCGCTCGCCAAGGACCCCGAGCGTCAGGCCTACGGCGCGTTGCAGCTCTCCTACAAGATCGAGGACGATTACGGCGTCACCGGCGCGGCGGCGCAGATCGTCCCGCGCGCAGCCGACGACAAGGACGGAACCAGGGACGCCGACGCCAAGGCCGCGCGGCCGTTGTTCCAGCCGCCGCAATTCGCGCTGACGCTGCCCAATGCGCGGACCCGCAACGGCGTCGGCCAGACGGTAAAGGACCTCAGCGAGGATCCCTATTCCGGCGCGGACGTCACGCTGACGCTCACCGCCAAGGACGAGGCCGGCAACGAGGCCAAAAGCGAGCCCTTCAACATGCGCCTGCCGGGCCGGCTGTTCACCAAGCCGCTCGCCCGCGCGCTGATCGAACAGCGCCGCATCCTCGCGCTCGACGCCAACAAGAACTCCGACGTCTATTCCGCACTCGACGCGCTGATGATCGCGCCCGAGATGTTCACCCCGGAAGCCGGGCAGTATCTCGGCCTGCACAGCATCGCGCGCCAGCTCGAGGCGGCGCGCACCGACGATTCGCTGCGCGAGGTCGTCGCCAGCCTGTGGGCGCTCGCGGTGACGATCGAGGACGGCAACATCAGCGACGTCGCCAAGGCGTTGCGGGCGGCGCAGGACGCGCTCAAGCAGGCGCTTCAGCGTGGCGCCAGCGACGAAGAGCTCAAGAAGCTCATGGACAATCTGCGCGCTGCGCTGGACAATTACATGCGCCAATACGCACAGCAGATGCGCAGCAATCCACTGGCGCGGCCGGCCATCGGCGTCGACGACCAGATGAAGCGCATCGAGCGGCTGATCCAGCGCGGCAACCGCGAGGCGGCCGCGCGCGAGCTCGATCGCCTGGCGCGCGCGCTGGAAAACCCTCCGGGGCCGCCCAGCGCCGAGCAGAAAGAGATGGACGAGATCGCGCGCGAGCTGAACGATCTGCTCCGCGAGCAGAACGCGCTTCGCGACGAGACCGACCGGCAGAGCAAGGATTCCAAACGCGGTCAGCGTACCAAGCCGCTGCCGCCCAAGGTCGCGGAGATCCTGCGCAAATCGAGAGAGCTGCGGCAGAAGACGCGCGGTGCGACCAGCGATCAGCTCGAGGACCTGGCAAAGCAGCAGGACGCCTTGCGCGAAGAGCTCAGGACCTGGCGTGAATCCCAGGGAGCGAGATAG
- a CDS encoding DUF4175 family protein codes for MTLTSIRQNGKIAHGKLATACLVLALSCSTASMGLAQSSRADQKSLDALLDSAERSMKQSADSLKDKNSDESVGQQSKAIRDMEKYLYPDPNDPSASREGSQDTQGRQEQLKKRLEALKKKLAEMGLQQDGQKGQRGQKQPGQQGQQGQQGQGQGQDGDQDGEDGFDAAENAMGDAGNQIGEGDADGATASQGKAIDALRKGMQDLADALGGQQNGEGQDPGDGDGPGQAVGRQQSGGERTDPLGRPLRGKEYSDDYTVKIPGEIDAQRARRILEELRRRLSDPARPQLELDYLERLLKDF; via the coding sequence ATGACACTTACCTCAATCCGGCAAAACGGAAAGATAGCGCACGGCAAGCTCGCCACGGCTTGTCTCGTCCTTGCACTATCCTGTTCCACGGCTTCGATGGGCCTTGCCCAGTCCTCGCGCGCCGACCAGAAGAGCCTGGATGCGCTGCTCGACAGCGCCGAGCGGTCGATGAAGCAATCCGCCGACAGCCTGAAGGACAAGAACTCGGACGAGAGCGTCGGCCAGCAGTCCAAGGCGATCCGGGACATGGAGAAATATCTCTATCCCGATCCGAACGATCCTTCGGCCTCGCGCGAAGGGTCGCAGGACACCCAGGGCCGGCAGGAGCAATTGAAGAAGCGGCTGGAGGCCCTCAAGAAGAAGCTCGCCGAGATGGGCCTGCAGCAGGATGGCCAGAAGGGCCAGCGCGGGCAGAAGCAGCCGGGGCAGCAGGGCCAACAAGGTCAGCAGGGCCAAGGCCAGGGTCAGGACGGCGACCAGGATGGCGAAGACGGCTTCGACGCCGCCGAGAACGCCATGGGAGACGCCGGCAACCAGATCGGCGAAGGCGATGCCGACGGTGCGACGGCGTCGCAGGGCAAGGCCATCGACGCCCTGCGCAAGGGCATGCAGGATCTCGCTGACGCGCTTGGCGGGCAGCAGAACGGCGAGGGGCAGGATCCGGGTGACGGCGACGGCCCCGGTCAAGCGGTGGGCCGCCAGCAGAGCGGCGGCGAACGGACCGACCCGCTCGGCCGGCCACTGCGCGGCAAGGAATATAGCGACGACTATACGGTCAAGATTCCCGGCGAGATCGACGCCCAGCGCGCGCGCCGCATCCTCGAAGAGCTCCGCCGCCGCCTCAGCGATCCCGCGCGCCCGCAGCTCGAGCTCGACTATCTCGAGCGGCTGCTGAAGGATTTTTGA
- a CDS encoding response regulator: MSKILIADDEDSMRQLVARAIAMDGHEIVTAQDGAEALEILTGADGAFDLLLTDIQMPVMDGIALALSAARDFPDLTILLMTGFADQRERASNLNALVHDVVTKPFSVADIRTAVADALAAKKG; this comes from the coding sequence ATGTCCAAAATCCTGATCGCCGACGACGAGGATTCGATGCGCCAGCTGGTGGCGCGCGCCATCGCCATGGACGGCCACGAGATCGTCACCGCGCAGGACGGCGCCGAGGCGCTGGAAATCCTGACGGGCGCGGACGGCGCGTTCGACCTCCTCCTCACCGACATCCAGATGCCTGTCATGGACGGCATCGCGCTGGCGCTCTCCGCCGCGCGCGATTTTCCCGACCTGACCATTTTGCTGATGACCGGCTTTGCCGATCAGCGCGAGCGCGCGTCCAATCTCAATGCGCTGGTGCACGACGTCGTGACCAAGCCGTTCTCGGTGGCCGACATCCGTACGGCAGTCGCGGACGCGCTGGCGGCGAAGAAGGGTTAA
- a CDS encoding MJ0042-type zinc finger domain-containing protein: MHIVCPHCTTSYAIKLASLGANGRTVRCSRCKETWVAYAEDAIEEASVPALAAASQADDQSDLAAEWNSYAKDDGAADTPLVDSPSIASDWPAEDAKEIEDEWSAAARAAEEDVAGAQHQSWFRGLFSRRGARVSRPVATAAPRKSHFGLPTACAAMGALVLALVIWRGDVVRLLPQTAAFYKMVGLDVNLRGLAFKDVKLSSETVDGKQVLVIEGVIVGQGKKPLDIPRLRFAVRDAQGAEIYAWNTVLEQTVLQPGERAFFRSRLASPPPEGRNIDVRFFNRRDIAGGSV; the protein is encoded by the coding sequence ATGCATATCGTCTGCCCCCATTGTACGACATCCTACGCCATCAAGCTTGCGAGCCTGGGGGCGAACGGCCGGACGGTCCGCTGCTCCCGCTGCAAGGAGACCTGGGTCGCCTATGCCGAGGATGCCATCGAGGAGGCCTCCGTCCCGGCCTTGGCCGCAGCCAGCCAGGCCGACGACCAGTCTGACCTCGCCGCGGAGTGGAACTCCTACGCCAAGGACGACGGCGCCGCCGACACCCCGTTGGTCGACAGCCCCTCGATCGCCAGCGACTGGCCGGCCGAGGACGCCAAGGAGATCGAGGACGAGTGGTCCGCCGCAGCCCGGGCCGCTGAAGAGGACGTCGCCGGCGCGCAGCACCAATCCTGGTTCCGTGGCCTGTTCAGCCGCCGCGGGGCGCGGGTGAGTCGCCCGGTTGCCACCGCGGCGCCGCGAAAATCCCATTTCGGCCTGCCGACCGCCTGCGCCGCCATGGGCGCGCTGGTGCTGGCGCTGGTGATCTGGCGCGGCGACGTGGTCCGGCTGCTGCCGCAGACGGCGGCCTTCTACAAGATGGTCGGGCTCGACGTGAACCTGCGCGGGCTCGCCTTCAAGGACGTCAAGCTTTCCAGCGAGACCGTTGACGGCAAGCAGGTGCTGGTGATCGAGGGCGTGATCGTCGGACAAGGCAAGAAGCCGCTCGATATCCCGCGGCTGCGCTTTGCGGTGCGGGACGCGCAAGGCGCAGAAATCTACGCCTGGAACACCGTGCTGGAGCAGACCGTGCTGCAGCCCGGCGAGCGCGCCTTCTTCCGCTCGCGCCTAGCCTCGCCGCCGCCGGAGGGCCGCAATATCGACGTTCGCTTCTTCAACCGGCGCGACATCGCCGGCGGCAGCGTATAA
- the ftsE gene encoding cell division ATP-binding protein FtsE, producing the protein MVRFENVGLRYGLGPEILRDLSFQIPAHSFQFLTGPSGAGKTSLLRLLFLSHRPTRGLVNLFGHDISQLGKDEIADLRKRIGIVLQDFRLLDHMTTYENVALPFRVMGRNESSYRKEVIDLLKWVGLGERMDALPPILSGGEKQRAAIARAVISRPQLLLADEPTGSVDPTLGRRLLRLFIELNKSGTAVIIATHDIGLMDQYEARRLVLHQGRLHVYE; encoded by the coding sequence TTGGTTCGGTTCGAAAATGTCGGATTGCGTTACGGTCTGGGGCCGGAGATTCTGCGCGACCTCAGCTTCCAGATTCCGGCGCATTCCTTCCAGTTCCTCACCGGCCCGTCCGGCGCCGGCAAGACCTCGCTGCTGCGCCTGCTGTTCCTGTCGCACCGGCCGACGCGCGGCCTCGTCAATCTGTTCGGCCACGACATCTCGCAGCTCGGCAAGGACGAGATCGCCGACTTGCGCAAGCGCATCGGCATCGTGCTCCAGGATTTCCGGCTGCTCGATCACATGACGACCTATGAGAACGTCGCGCTGCCGTTCCGCGTCATGGGCCGCAACGAGTCGAGCTATCGCAAGGAGGTCATCGACCTGCTGAAATGGGTCGGGCTCGGCGAGCGCATGGACGCGCTGCCGCCGATCCTGTCCGGCGGCGAGAAGCAGCGCGCCGCGATCGCGCGCGCGGTGATCTCGCGGCCGCAGCTCCTGCTCGCGGACGAGCCGACCGGCAGCGTCGATCCGACGCTCGGCCGCCGGTTGCTGCGGCTGTTCATCGAGCTCAACAAATCCGGCACCGCCGTCATCATCGCGACCCACGATATCGGCCTGATGGACCAGTACGAGGCGCGGCGGCTGGTGCTGCATCAGGGACGGTTGCACGTCTATGAGTAG